The Nocardia arthritidis genome has a window encoding:
- a CDS encoding AfsR/SARP family transcriptional regulator, whose protein sequence is MRNHLRFHILGPLEVWGERRVRINSRRDRVVLSMLLLKPDQIVSVDRLIDGVWKDYPPTTARRQIQSCIMRLRRSLCPDGDGEIIETAHPGYVLERSDHFFDHYEFVERMSKLVSATERGAMDWPAISRGVRGALSLWRGHALDGVVTPLVEGEAARLDEMRLAAVEWLMDAELLAGKDCELIGELIPLTNNYPYRERFRQQLMIAQYRAGRRGDALTTYRTTRQLMLDEIGTEPGDELRMLHDAVLHDDLARIVVRIPWVEGADNELYSEGPSFVW, encoded by the coding sequence ATGCGAAACCATCTCAGGTTCCATATCCTCGGCCCGCTCGAGGTCTGGGGCGAGCGCAGGGTGCGCATCAACAGCCGTCGGGACCGGGTCGTCCTTTCCATGCTGCTGTTGAAGCCGGATCAGATCGTCTCGGTCGATCGCCTCATCGACGGTGTTTGGAAGGACTATCCGCCGACGACTGCACGGCGGCAGATACAGTCGTGCATCATGCGACTTCGCCGAAGTCTCTGCCCCGACGGCGATGGCGAAATAATAGAAACCGCTCATCCCGGATATGTTCTCGAGCGCTCCGATCATTTCTTCGATCACTACGAGTTCGTCGAGCGGATGAGTAAGCTGGTGTCGGCTACCGAGCGTGGTGCCATGGACTGGCCTGCGATCTCCCGAGGTGTCCGAGGAGCACTCTCGTTATGGCGGGGGCACGCTCTGGATGGGGTGGTAACACCCTTGGTCGAGGGCGAGGCCGCCCGGCTCGATGAAATGAGATTGGCGGCTGTCGAGTGGTTGATGGATGCGGAGTTGCTGGCGGGCAAGGACTGTGAGTTGATTGGTGAGCTGATCCCGCTCACCAATAATTATCCTTATCGGGAGCGTTTTCGTCAGCAATTGATGATAGCGCAATACCGCGCAGGTCGGCGAGGTGACGCATTGACAACTTATCGGACGACTCGTCAGCTGATGCTGGACGAGATCGGAACGGAACCCGGGGATGAATTGAGAATGTTGCACGACGCGGTGCTGCACGATGATCTGGCCCGTATCGTCGTCAGAATACCCTGGGTCGAAGGCGCGGATAATGAGCTGTACAGCGAGGGGCCGAGCTTTGTCTGGTAG
- a CDS encoding non-ribosomal peptide synthetase has product MDTLWGLVDGVAKRSPSRTAVTGADGAFTYEELMRRARDIAAGIRAHGLGRGDVIGVAMDRTKQLPAVLLGILGAGAAYLPLDLEWPKARIETMVSEAQAKMVIVEDFSFDPTIEVPIVCATDLHNGSSIDSSDATAEDLAYVIFTSGSTGKPKGVMVEHAGVIGVLESFAEILQLDSDWTLVAVTTLTFDISVLEIFLPLVTGGSLAIATERQQRDPNLLAELLDRAEATVLQATPITWRLLCEAGWPGRPGLIGLCGGEQMPADLIAPLLERGVQLWNVYGPTETTIWATAERITEAVPRPSIGRPLPGYYAYILDRALEPMPIGARGDLWIGGSGVARGYLGAAAKTGADRFRTDPFAPQPGRMYRTGDRARFLPDGRIEFLGREDDQVKIRGFRIEPGEIEAALARHPQVQAAVVTAPELPDGERRLVAYVRTDLAADELDILADHARTLLPSYMVPVDWVKVGSFPLNTNGKINRGALPAPQPTAGRAPKSPPRTDMEHEIARHFSRVLRKADIGRDEDFFRLGGHSLLAIEVCAGLSEMTGRDISPYLLFENPTVAGLAALFADPGALSTVTTIERAPEDLPRQPSFAQQGLAFLNMMTGGDPDAFFNQRTAFRIRGRFDKARLDLALTELIARHEVLRTTIHGEPITNVELHPARPYVSDFLDVSTLPEKERVAAAVAAATTASETSFDLTSTPLLRCLLIRIGPDDHALMLSLSHFAADWESLAIAFREIAEVYENGVGTLPELPIQYHDYAQWQRGLATTELPRQFQYWNDRLSGIQPMRLPESKPWPGQASPNGRSIQFDIPDTLREAVVRLAQQHQATLFMTLLSAFYTLIYQRTGCAKPLVAAFAQNRLRPQTRPLIGIFPNIYGLTADLSDELRFIDVVDQVRAATLDAAHNADVPFHMLLAIESVAKALDRGLSNSVLFYVIEGRPWNLELPGLAIDPWAEEIESTEYPPAANGEPDEINIGPVDLDLTFHADASSLVGTLAFNNTVFDEADMTRFVVDYLVLLEAAVENPESDLRSICAFVDLSGASR; this is encoded by the coding sequence ATGGACACTTTGTGGGGATTGGTCGATGGGGTGGCAAAGCGATCTCCGTCGCGCACCGCGGTGACAGGTGCGGATGGGGCATTCACCTACGAGGAATTGATGCGGCGGGCGCGGGACATTGCCGCGGGGATTCGGGCACACGGGCTCGGCCGAGGCGATGTGATCGGTGTGGCCATGGACCGCACCAAGCAGCTACCCGCTGTCCTGCTCGGAATCTTGGGTGCGGGTGCGGCATATTTGCCACTGGATCTCGAATGGCCGAAAGCGCGCATTGAAACGATGGTGTCCGAGGCTCAGGCGAAAATGGTGATCGTCGAGGACTTCTCCTTCGATCCCACAATCGAAGTACCGATCGTGTGCGCTACCGATCTGCACAATGGATCGTCGATAGATAGCAGCGACGCCACTGCCGAAGATCTCGCGTACGTGATTTTCACTTCCGGCTCGACCGGAAAACCCAAAGGGGTCATGGTGGAGCACGCCGGTGTGATCGGCGTGCTGGAGTCCTTCGCCGAAATTCTCCAGCTCGATTCGGACTGGACGTTGGTAGCGGTGACCACGTTGACCTTCGATATTTCGGTGCTCGAGATCTTCTTGCCGCTGGTGACCGGGGGCAGTCTCGCCATCGCGACGGAGCGGCAGCAACGGGATCCGAACCTGCTGGCCGAGCTGCTCGACCGAGCCGAAGCAACGGTGTTGCAGGCGACCCCGATCACCTGGCGGTTGCTGTGCGAGGCGGGCTGGCCGGGCCGGCCGGGATTGATCGGGTTGTGTGGCGGTGAGCAGATGCCCGCCGACCTGATCGCGCCGTTGCTCGAGCGTGGCGTACAGCTCTGGAATGTCTACGGCCCCACCGAGACAACGATCTGGGCGACAGCGGAGCGAATCACCGAAGCGGTGCCCCGCCCATCTATCGGCAGGCCCTTGCCCGGGTATTACGCCTACATCCTCGACAGGGCGCTGGAGCCGATGCCGATCGGTGCGCGCGGCGACCTGTGGATCGGCGGCAGCGGCGTGGCACGAGGCTATCTGGGCGCCGCGGCGAAGACCGGTGCGGACCGTTTCCGAACCGACCCATTCGCGCCTCAGCCGGGTCGGATGTATCGGACCGGAGATCGGGCGCGATTTCTGCCCGACGGCCGGATCGAATTCCTGGGGCGCGAGGACGACCAGGTGAAGATCCGCGGTTTCCGTATCGAACCAGGGGAAATCGAAGCCGCACTAGCGAGGCATCCGCAGGTCCAGGCCGCGGTGGTCACGGCGCCCGAATTGCCGGATGGTGAACGCAGGCTGGTGGCTTACGTTCGAACCGATTTGGCGGCCGACGAGCTCGATATTCTCGCCGATCATGCCAGGACGCTGCTGCCGAGCTATATGGTTCCGGTCGATTGGGTGAAAGTCGGCTCGTTCCCGCTGAACACCAACGGAAAGATCAACCGCGGCGCGCTGCCCGCGCCGCAGCCAACGGCCGGGCGAGCCCCGAAGTCGCCGCCGCGGACCGATATGGAACATGAGATCGCCCGACATTTCAGCCGAGTTCTGCGGAAAGCCGATATCGGTCGGGATGAAGACTTCTTTCGGCTCGGCGGTCATTCGCTCTTGGCAATCGAGGTCTGTGCGGGCCTCTCGGAAATGACCGGTCGGGATATCAGCCCGTATCTGTTGTTCGAGAATCCCACCGTGGCGGGCCTGGCGGCATTGTTCGCCGATCCTGGAGCGTTGTCCACTGTCACCACAATTGAGCGGGCACCCGAAGACTTGCCGAGGCAACCGTCGTTCGCGCAGCAGGGTTTGGCATTCCTGAATATGATGACCGGCGGCGATCCGGACGCGTTCTTCAACCAGCGCACCGCTTTCCGGATTCGCGGCCGCTTCGACAAGGCCCGGTTGGATCTTGCGCTCACCGAGCTCATCGCACGGCACGAGGTGCTGCGCACAACCATCCACGGCGAACCGATCACCAATGTGGAACTGCACCCGGCGCGGCCGTACGTATCGGATTTCCTCGATGTGAGCACGCTCCCGGAGAAGGAACGGGTGGCTGCCGCAGTGGCGGCGGCCACCACGGCCTCGGAGACTTCGTTCGACTTGACCAGTACGCCGCTGCTGCGCTGTCTGCTGATCCGGATCGGTCCCGACGACCATGCGCTGATGTTGTCCCTATCCCATTTCGCCGCCGACTGGGAATCGCTGGCGATCGCATTTCGTGAGATCGCCGAGGTGTACGAAAACGGCGTCGGCACATTGCCCGAATTGCCGATCCAATACCACGATTACGCGCAATGGCAGCGTGGTCTGGCGACCACGGAGCTGCCTCGTCAGTTCCAATACTGGAATGACCGCTTGAGCGGCATACAGCCGATGCGGCTGCCGGAGTCGAAACCGTGGCCGGGCCAGGCGTCCCCCAACGGACGATCGATACAATTCGACATTCCGGACACGCTGCGCGAGGCGGTGGTGCGGCTCGCGCAGCAACATCAGGCCACATTGTTCATGACCCTGCTCAGCGCGTTCTATACCCTGATCTATCAACGGACCGGATGTGCGAAACCGCTTGTCGCGGCCTTCGCGCAAAACCGCCTTCGTCCCCAGACGCGTCCGCTGATCGGTATCTTCCCGAATATCTATGGGTTGACCGCCGATCTCAGCGACGAGTTGCGGTTCATCGACGTCGTAGACCAGGTTCGGGCGGCGACACTGGACGCCGCACACAATGCCGACGTTCCGTTCCATATGCTCCTCGCCATCGAATCGGTCGCGAAGGCGCTGGATCGGGGCTTGTCGAATTCCGTCCTCTTCTACGTCATCGAGGGACGGCCGTGGAATCTCGAGCTGCCTGGTTTGGCTATCGATCCATGGGCCGAAGAGATCGAGTCCACAGAATATCCGCCCGCCGCGAATGGCGAGCCCGATGAGATCAATATCGGGCCGGTGGATCTCGATCTCACCTTCCATGCGGACGCCAGTTCGCTGGTAGGTACCTTGGCCTTCAACAATACGGTTTTCGACGAGGCCGACATGACGCGATTCGTGGTCGACTATCTCGTTCTGCTGGAGGCGGCTGTCGAGAATCCGGAATCGGATCTGCGCAGTATCTGTGCGTTCGTCGACCTATCCGGGGCGAGCCGATGA
- a CDS encoding ABC transporter permease, protein MLAVTGGVGLSVAVLVEARSVDAANESFNVQMGGGDLDAVRVVGPTRRGGITPSDMARIESTAGVATAVPVVQAITLVETGDATRTVLALGIDCRSQALVGQVGCVDALIANAKDSDPPILSDKLAGAIGAGSRLRTDHARIPIDPERAVPQLDALNDGGVVALALPVAQRVFDRGDNVDVVYVRPQPGVSKEELRQRLVESSRPQLAILRPTDRSPGVNVTGQVLPLIGVVGLFAVGIGAILVFNIVGLSVAERRRDLAVVAALGGSPRTAVFGVLGEAAVLGTLGGILGGGVGVLLAQPLVASMSTLSERFVGLRIRPVIETPSLVSGILMGVVVAVLAALVPAWRAGRTNVVATLTNRDVGAESRGRPLRGRAAAAVIVVGIAVSISEATRRGGGLAWWQSPTSAVVFGIATVATLLAVTQLTAMVLGIVNRRMGDRAGVFRVALANIASDPRRTSVMASAVAVAVALSTILAMLIPAMKNASSATTGAYADGRVAVNVLPFSDSSEFDAKLSPELIDRLARIPGVAAVERESYMEVGSDGADQIAVTAAEHPTFPFAVVTGDAGAAVLARGDVLVGAMLARERDLAVGSTLSIPTGNGDLKVTVGAIWENANNAGRIVTVPWQMFERIWGPQPPDPLFLRPAPGVTVDQLASNVRAADVDPALRVATPTELAAEGADSTKPYLTPFWALQRGLLLVAFIATTSSLLLIGLQRRREVGVLSALGLSPAALGRLAIYEAGAVGIVGALLGAAGSLIIYEALRNQALFLVGFRPPFDIDIADVLLYVLLSIAVVLVGTVVPAIRTARQPIVEALQYE, encoded by the coding sequence GTGCTCGCGGTCACAGGGGGTGTCGGGCTCAGTGTGGCGGTGTTGGTCGAGGCACGCAGCGTCGATGCCGCCAACGAAAGCTTCAACGTCCAGATGGGTGGTGGCGATCTCGATGCCGTCCGGGTCGTCGGACCGACTCGAAGGGGCGGAATCACCCCGAGCGATATGGCCCGCATCGAGTCAACCGCGGGCGTTGCGACGGCTGTGCCTGTGGTTCAAGCGATTACGCTGGTAGAGACCGGCGATGCGACGAGGACCGTACTCGCGCTCGGGATCGACTGCCGCAGCCAGGCGCTGGTCGGCCAGGTCGGTTGCGTCGACGCCTTGATCGCGAACGCGAAGGACTCCGACCCGCCGATTCTCTCGGATAAGCTCGCGGGTGCGATCGGTGCCGGAAGTCGGCTGCGCACAGATCATGCCCGAATTCCGATCGATCCCGAGCGTGCGGTGCCGCAACTCGATGCGCTCAACGACGGTGGCGTCGTCGCGCTTGCATTACCTGTCGCGCAGCGCGTATTCGATCGCGGCGATAACGTCGATGTCGTCTACGTTCGTCCGCAACCGGGAGTATCGAAAGAGGAACTGCGGCAACGACTCGTCGAGTCCAGTCGGCCCCAGCTCGCGATTCTGCGGCCGACCGATCGATCGCCAGGGGTGAACGTCACCGGACAGGTGTTGCCGCTGATCGGTGTCGTCGGTCTGTTCGCCGTCGGGATCGGTGCGATTCTCGTATTCAATATCGTCGGTCTGTCCGTTGCCGAACGCCGCCGTGATCTCGCCGTGGTGGCCGCTCTCGGCGGGAGTCCGAGGACCGCGGTGTTCGGGGTCCTCGGTGAGGCTGCGGTATTGGGCACGCTCGGCGGAATTCTCGGCGGGGGCGTCGGGGTTCTGCTGGCACAGCCATTGGTGGCGAGTATGTCGACGTTGTCCGAGCGGTTCGTCGGGTTGCGCATCAGGCCGGTGATCGAAACCCCATCCCTGGTTTCGGGGATATTGATGGGTGTCGTTGTCGCCGTGCTGGCCGCGCTTGTCCCGGCATGGCGAGCGGGCCGGACGAATGTTGTTGCGACCTTGACAAATCGGGACGTTGGCGCGGAAAGCCGCGGCCGCCCGCTACGTGGCCGTGCTGCGGCCGCAGTGATCGTCGTCGGCATCGCCGTGTCGATATCGGAAGCGACGCGCCGGGGTGGCGGACTGGCCTGGTGGCAGTCGCCGACCAGCGCGGTGGTGTTCGGTATCGCCACTGTCGCAACGCTATTGGCGGTGACTCAGTTGACGGCGATGGTCCTCGGGATCGTCAACCGCCGGATGGGCGATCGGGCCGGCGTCTTCCGGGTGGCGCTCGCGAACATCGCATCGGATCCTCGGCGTACCTCGGTGATGGCGTCGGCCGTCGCCGTTGCCGTCGCACTGTCGACGATTCTGGCGATGCTGATACCGGCAATGAAGAATGCGTCTTCGGCGACCACCGGTGCGTACGCCGACGGCCGAGTCGCGGTGAACGTACTTCCATTTTCGGATTCGTCCGAATTCGATGCGAAACTTTCCCCGGAACTCATCGATCGGTTGGCCCGCATTCCGGGGGTGGCCGCGGTCGAACGAGAATCGTATATGGAGGTCGGCAGCGACGGCGCCGATCAGATCGCGGTCACCGCGGCAGAGCATCCGACTTTTCCGTTCGCCGTGGTAACCGGAGACGCAGGAGCGGCGGTGCTGGCACGGGGAGATGTGCTCGTCGGCGCGATGCTCGCAAGGGAACGCGACTTGGCGGTCGGATCCACGCTTTCGATTCCCACCGGCAACGGCGACCTGAAGGTGACCGTCGGTGCAATCTGGGAGAACGCCAATAACGCCGGACGGATCGTGACCGTCCCTTGGCAGATGTTCGAGCGAATATGGGGGCCGCAGCCGCCCGATCCTTTGTTCCTCAGACCGGCGCCGGGTGTCACCGTTGACCAGCTGGCGTCGAACGTCCGAGCCGCGGACGTGGACCCGGCGCTTCGGGTGGCGACCCCGACCGAGCTCGCGGCCGAGGGCGCCGACTCGACCAAGCCCTATCTCACTCCCTTTTGGGCGCTGCAGCGGGGGCTCCTCCTCGTGGCATTCATCGCGACAACTTCGAGCCTCTTGCTCATCGGGTTGCAGCGACGCCGAGAAGTCGGGGTGCTCTCGGCCTTGGGTCTGTCTCCGGCCGCGCTGGGGCGTCTCGCTATCTACGAGGCCGGTGCGGTCGGCATCGTCGGCGCATTATTGGGTGCTGCGGGCAGCCTGATCATTTACGAAGCCCTCCGGAACCAGGCGCTGTTTCTGGTCGGGTTCCGGCCGCCGTTCGATATCGACATCGCCGATGTGCTGCTCTATGTTCTGCTGTCGATCGCCGTTGTGCTGGTCGGCACGGTCGTCCCCGCGATCCGGACAGCGCGGCAGCCGATCGTGGAGGCCCTCCAGTACGAATAG
- a CDS encoding ABC transporter ATP-binding protein, with protein MVFEGVTKTYRRGGETISILDQADLEVRSGEIVALIGRSGSGKSTTLYLAAALDDPDSGRVAVHGAELRPMSASARAELRRRHVGFIFQFFYLIPSLTVLENVALPLVLDHRRGREAAMKALDSVGLSHRAAHVPSELSGGEMQRAAIARAMVGEPTLLLADEPTGSLDAATGERVMNQLVAASRRQGCAVLLVTHDLGVAQAADRIVRLEGGRLVQ; from the coding sequence TTGGTCTTCGAGGGAGTGACGAAGACGTATCGCCGTGGGGGCGAGACGATCTCGATCCTCGACCAGGCCGACCTCGAAGTTCGCTCCGGTGAAATCGTCGCACTGATCGGGCGAAGCGGTTCGGGTAAATCCACGACGCTGTATCTTGCTGCGGCACTGGATGATCCGGACAGCGGGCGAGTGGCTGTGCACGGCGCCGAGCTACGGCCGATGAGCGCCTCGGCACGCGCCGAACTCCGCAGGCGTCATGTGGGTTTCATCTTCCAGTTCTTCTATCTGATCCCCAGCCTGACCGTACTCGAGAACGTCGCGCTTCCGCTCGTTCTCGATCACCGCAGGGGTCGCGAGGCCGCGATGAAAGCGCTTGACAGCGTTGGGCTTTCCCATCGGGCGGCCCATGTGCCGAGCGAGCTCTCCGGGGGCGAGATGCAGCGCGCGGCCATCGCCCGTGCCATGGTCGGCGAGCCGACGCTGCTGCTCGCCGACGAGCCGACGGGCAGTCTGGACGCCGCGACCGGTGAACGCGTGATGAACCAGTTGGTGGCGGCTTCCCGCAGGCAGGGCTGCGCGGTTCTGCTTGTCACGCACGACCTCGGCGTAGCGCAGGCGGCGGACCGGATCGTGCGGCTCGAGGGCGGACGGCTGGTCCAGTGA